From the Niveibacterium microcysteis genome, the window GGTCGTGGTCTTCACTGGATCGGCCAGGGGCACGGCGAGATGCAAACTCAGCGCACCATCGCCCACCGCCTCGACGCCGCGCGTGAAATAGCCGACGCTCGCGGCGATGGGGCTGGCGTTGAGAAACTGCAGAAACTCCCGCGTCGGGCCGGCGGCATGGCCATCCACCACCAGATGCCCCTGGTTCAGGTCGGCGACCACCGCCTTCACCTTCGATACGTTTGCGCCGAACACCTTGCCGCGATCGGCGTCGATTTCCATCCGCGCGCGGTTGAAGTGCAGCGAGCCGTCGATGTCGTCGATTGCGGGCCAAGCCGGCGCGTAGGCAAGCCTTGAACCGCGCACACGCGCGTCGACGGTGAAGGCGCCCTTCGGATCGTCGGTAAACGGGAAATGCGCCAGATCGCCGCGCAACACCAGTCGCGCATCCTCGGCCACACCACCGGTGATCGCATCGCGCAGCCAGTGCCGCACGTCGGCGGCCACCACCAACGGCATGTAGCGCCACACGGCGCGGCCGTCGGCGCGGCTCAGCTGGGCGGTGATGTCGATCTCGCCGGGCCCGGTGCCGCGCGTGCGCCACACACCACTTGCGCTGCCCGCCGCATCGGCGTTGCTGAAGCGGCCATCGGTCAGGCGTACGCTGGCTTCGCCTTTGCGCAGCGTCCAGTCGCCAACAAAAGCGGCTTCGTCGATCGGGATCTCGCCTTGCTCGAACACCGCTGGCAGCGCGATCTCGCCCTTGGCGACGCTGAGGTCGTAGCGCCCGCCGCGCTCATTCGCTTCCAGCGAACCCGACCAACCGTCGCCGCCAGGCCAGAGGCCGTGTGGCGCAAGCCCGAGCCCCTTGAAGCGGGTGGCAACCCGATACTGCGCGGGCACGCCGTCTTCACCGGTCCAGGCAAGCTTGATCTGCTCGAACACGCCGTGCGGCGCGAGCACTTGCAAGCGGTCGCGCCACGCAGAAGGCAGCGGCAGGTGCGCGGCCATGGCAGCCAGGGCGCCCACATCCAGCTGGGTTGCAGAAAACTCGCCATGCGCCGGCTTGCCGCCTTCGGCCGCGCTGCGCTCCAGATGGAAGCTGGCCGGGGCAAGCGCCTGCCCCGCACCGGTATGAAGCGCCAATTCGCGCCCACCAATCAGCCAGGTGCCACCCCGCCGCGCCGCTTCGAGATGGCCGGTCAGGCGGCGCAGCGAGAGCGCGCCGAGCCGGTCGCCGAACAGCAGTTTTACATCACGCAACGCAAGCTCGCTGACGGCTGCGACCGGCGCCCCGGCCTCCAGCGTCAGCCACAGCCGCGTGCCGCCAACGCCGCTTGCCACATGCATCGGCCAGTCGAACCACGGGTGCCAGGCAGCGAAATCGGCACGATCGACGCTTGCATAGAGCTGGCCGGACCAATGGTCCGCCGTGCTGCCGCGCTCACCTTCCAGCCGACCGCGCAGGTCGATCGGCGAGGCCAGCGCTATCGGCGGCTGCGCCGTCAGGCCGAATCGGTGCTCGCGGCCATCGTTCTCAAGGCGCAGGTTCAGCTGCGTCATCGCCAGCGGGGGCGCACCGCGTTTCAGATCCACCCAGGTCAGCCGGGCCCCGCGAATCACGATGCTCGGCTGAGCGAAGACCCATTCGGTCAGCGCGTTGTGATCGGCCCCGCGAGTAGCAGGCAAGCCCTGCAAATGCACGGCGCCGTCGGTATCGCGCTGCAGGCTCAGCACCGGCCGATCGACGGTCAGCTGATGCAGGCGCACCGCGCCAACGAAGAGCGAACGCCACGACAAGGAAGCATCAACCGACGCGAGCCGAAGCGCTTCGGCGCCGTTGGCGTCGTGCAGCCGCAGGTCGTGCAGGCGCAGACGCGGGCGCAAGCCATCCCAATCGGCGTCGAGGCGTGCGAGCTTGACCGGCAGTCCAATCGCCAGTGACAGGCGCTGCTCGACCTGCGGGCGCCACTCACCTACGCGCGGCAGTACGGCATAGCGCAGGGCCAGCAGCGCAAGGCCAGCGATGAAGAAGGCCGCCACGGCCAGCCGCACGGCCACGCGCACCCATGGGGTCTGCGCGCCAGCCGGGGCATAGCGGGAAAGCTGAAAGCGGAAATACGAAGGCAGCATCAGGGGCGGCGAATACAATCGAGGTACAGACGCACCCCACTCTGGCCTGTTCCGCGCCGCCACACCGGCTCCGCTTCGAACAGGCTATTGCACCGATGCGAACCCGAATTCTATTGGAAACCCGACCCGAGGCCCCATGGAAACCGTCGGCACACTGACTGAACGGCTTACGCCTGCACTCGCCGCGAGCCGCTACCTGCAACGCGAGCTTGCCGCGCGCCCCTGGCTGGCGCCCTTGCTGGAGGCATCAATCGACGCACCGATGGGCGCCGAGGCGATGCGCGACTTCCTCGCCCGCGAGGCGCCCGACGAGGCGCAGCTCAAACGTGGCCTGCGCCGCCTGCGCACCTGGGTGATCTGCCACACCGCGGCGCGCGACCTGCTGGGCCTCGCCCCGCTCGCAGAAGTCACCGAGACGATGACGCGGCTCGCCGAGGTCTGCATCGCGCATGCGCACGACCAGCTCCACACCGGGCTCGCCGAGCGCCACGGCGCGCCGGCCTGCGCCGACGGCACGCCAATGCGCATGGTGATCATCGGCATGGGCAAGCTGGGCGGACGCGAGCTGAACGTATCGTCCGACATCGACCTGATCTTCGCCTACCCGGAAGACGGCGACACCACCGGCCCGCGGCCGTTGTCGCACTTCGACTTCTTCACCCGCCTCGGGCGCCAGATCATCGCTGCGATCGGCGAAGTCACCGAAGACGGCTTCGTGTTCCGTGTGGACATGCGCCTGCGCCCGAACGGTGACTCGGGCCCGCTGGTATCGAGCTTCGACGCGCTTGAGCACTACTTCATCGCACAAGGCCGTGAGTGGGAACGTTTTGCGTGGATCAAGGCACGCCCGCTGTGCGGTGAGCGGCTGGATGAGCTGGCCGACATCGTGCGCCCCTTCGTGTTCCGCAAGTACCTGGACTTCGGCGCAATCAACGCGATGCGCGCGCTGCATGCGCAGATCCGGGCGCAAGTCGCGCGGCGCGAAATGGCGACCAACATCAAGCTCGGGCCGGGCGGCATCCGCGAGATCGAATTCACTGCGCAGGTGTTCCAGATCATCCGCGGCGGCCGCGACGCAGGGCTGCAGATCAAGCCGACGATGCAGGTGCTCGAAGCGCTCGCCGACCGCGGCGTGCTCGACTATGGCGCCGTTACCGCGATGGGCGATGCCTATGTCTTCCTGCGCCGGCTCGAACACCGGCTGCAATACCTCGATGACGCACAGACGCACGACCTGCCGGCGACGCCGGAAGACCGCGCGCGCATCGCGATCGCCATGGGCTTTGCGGACGAAGCCGCCATGGCGGCGGAGCTGGAGCATCACCGTACAGTCGTCAGCGCCAGCTTCCAAGCCGCCTGCGGCGACCCGAACGAAGCCGACCACGCGCTCGATGAACTGTGGGATGCGACGATCACGCCGGAACATGTCGCGAACCGCTTCGAGGCGATGCAGTTCCGCAATCCGACCGCAGCGGCCGACCGCCTCGCGCAGATGCGCGAAGGCCACCGCTACCGCCAACTGCCGGAAAGCATCCGCGGCCGCGTCGACGCGCTGATCCCGCGCATCATCGAAGGCTGTGCTGCACAACCGAATCCGGACGACACGCTGGCGCGCATCCTCACGCTGCTCGATGCCATCAACCGCCGCGGTGCCTACCTCGCGCTACTGCAGCAGTACCCGCAAGCCCTGCGTCGCCTGATGGAGCTGATGTCCGCATCGAGCTGGGCGGCGGACTACCTGACCACGCACCCGATCTTGCTCGACGAACTGCTCGACGCACGTCAGCTGGAAGAAGCGCCGGACTGGCCTGCCTTCGCCCAGCACCTGCGCGAACAGCTTGACGCAGCCGAACCGGATATCGAACGGCAAATGGATCTGATGCGCGAGCAGCACCATGCGCAGGTATTCCGCATCCTGCACCAGGACATTGCCGGCAAATGGGAGGTGGAAGCGATCGGCGATCACCTCTCGGCGCTGGCCGATGTGGTGCTGGAGGAAACGCTGCGCCAGTGCTGGCGCAAGCTCAAGCAACGCCACCGCGAGACGCCGCGCTTTGCGGTGATCGGCTACGGCAAGCTGGGCGGCAAGGAGCTCGGCTATGCATCCGATCTGGACATCGTGTTCCTCTACGACGACGAAGATCCGTCCGCCTCCGAGAACTATGCCCGCCTCGCACAGCGCCTGCTGACCTGGCTATCTGCACGCACCTCAGCCGGCACCCTGTTCGACACCGACACCCGGCTGCGCCCCAACGGCGAATCGGGCCTGCTGGTCAGCGGCATCGATGCGTTCCGCAAGTACCAGGACGAATCGGCGTGGCTATGGGAACACCAGGCGCTGACACGCGCCCGTTTTGTCGCCGGCGATGCCGAAGTCGGTGCCAAGTTCGAACGCGCCCGCGAAGAACTGCTGCGCCGCCCGCGCGACCTCACGAAGCTGGCGGAAGAAGTGATCGCCATGCGGCGCAAGATGCTCGACCAACACGCAAGTCGCGACGCGAGCTTCAAGGTCAAGGACGACACCGGCGGCCTCATCGACTTCGAGTTCATCATCCAGTATCTCGTGCTGGGCCACGCCCACGCGCATCCGAAGCTGGTTGCCAACCTCGGCAACATCGCGCTCGCGCGGATCTCTGGGGAACTCGGTCTGGTCGACGCCGCCCATGCCAAAGCCGCGGCTGACGCCTATCGCACCCTGCGCCGCATGCAACACCGGCTGCGGCTCAACGGAGAGAAAGCACGGCTGCCGGAGGGCGCGGCCGAAGCCGAGCGTGAGGCAATCCGTACCTTGTGGATGGACGTATTCGGGCGGCCAGCCTGAGGCGTCACAGCGCGGGCGGCGCATTGCACGCCGCCCAAACAGCGCTTACTTCAGCTTCACGTAGCGGCCACGCAGCGCAACACCGGCCATCAGGCCGCCCGCATGGCATTCGAACTCGGTGTCGCTGACGAAGGGCTCTTTCTTGTAGTAGCTCTCGATGTCCACGACCGCGTCGGCGCCGAGTTTCTTCGCCTTCTCTTGCAGCTTGATCATCGCGGACAGGAAGGTCCAGTAACAGGCTTCCTCGTCGCTCTTGTTGAAGGCGTTGGTCTTGGTGTTGGCGACATCGTCACCGAGACTCTTGTCGACCTTGCCGTACTTCTGCTTGCCGAAATAGAACTTCACGCCGTCGTTCAGCTTGGCCTGCGCATCCGCGCGGTTCATCGCGTCCTGGATCGGCAGGTGCAGTTCGGTATCGCGTGCGCAGACCGGCGCGGCAAGGCTCACGGCCATCGCGGCCAGCAACAGTTGTCGTTTCATCGTTTTCCTTTCCATGCGGGAAGCCGTGCTCCCCTTGTTCCAGATTCTTGCGCGCACGCCGAGGCAAACTGCAAATGGCATACCGCAGCCCGGCAAGCTTATACGTCCCTGCCCGTCGATGTGGCGCGGCAATCTTTCGCACTGTGTCGCGAGTGCACAGCGATTCAGGTGGCGTCGAGGGCGAACAAAATCCAATCCGATCGCCTCGCATCGCTATCTACCCAACCCGCCAGCACCGACTCGACGCCGTCCAATGCCCAGTGGTCCGCCAACCGTGCGGCAAAGTCCCAGAAATCGTCGTCGGCCAGCATGCAGGTTGTTCGGATGATCTGTGGCCACTGCGCCGCCATCACCGACAAGCTGATCGCGGGCTGCGATTGCATGAAACCAAACGGCATCGTGGGTGCGCCATCAAGTACATCGTTCAGCACGCCGAGCGTCTCGTTCACCGGCCCCAACGCACTCCCCAGGATCAAGCCGACCGGACCCGCGGGCACTTCAATCGACAACGCGCCGGCCAGCGCAAGTTCAGTCCAGCCCCCCAAGCGGCGCGGCACGGCCCCAAGCCGGGCCCGCAGACAGGCGCGAGCACCTGCCTCGTCGAAGGTATTGCGGCTTTGTTGGACGACGCGACTCATACCCGGTGCTCCAGCACGCCAGCCCATACCTGACCGCCAAAACCCATCGCCAGCACGAGCGCCGGACGACCGTCCCAGCGCCGCGCCGTGGTAGATGGCGCGATGCCCAGAGCAGGGTCCGCGGCGTCAAAGCCCAACGTTGCCGGCATCCAGCCTTGGTCAAGGCAAGCCGTCAGCAACGCAATCTCTGCCGGGCCACTAGCGCCAAGGGTGTGGCCTATCAGGCCTTTGAACGACACACAGGGCGGCACCTCGTCAAACACGGCCCGCAAGCCGGCTGCCTCAGCGGATTCGGTCATCGGACTGCCCGCGCCATGCAGCTTGACGACACCAATATCAGCCGGGGCTCGGCCGGCGCGGCGCAGCGCCAGGCGAATCGCAGCTGCCACCGGTTCACCCGATGCATCGGCCGACGTTGGCCCGCTTCGGTCCAGCGCCGAGCCGCTCCCGCTCAGATGCCAGCCGGCGCCGTCGCGTGCATCGCAATCCAGTACGCCAATCGCCTCGCCGAGCATCAAGCCATCACGCTGTCGATCGAATGGCTTGCAGGGCGTCGACGAGAGTAGCTGCATGGCGGCGAAGCCCTGCCGCGTGAACGCATTGTCCAGTTCCAGTCCGATTACGCGCACCTGCCGGGCACGACCTGTAGCCAGCTCCACCTGCGCGGCATCGAGCGCGGCAAGGCCCGACACGCAAGCCACAGAAAAGCAACGCGGCGAAGCACTGATGCCCAGGCGATGGGCTATGCCCGCCGCGAAAGTCGGCGGCGACCCGGCCAGCACACCAACGCGCTCGGCGCGCTCGGCGCCCCCAATCTGCCAGGACGAGGAACCGATATTGAGCAAAGCGTCCGCCGGCGCCGGCAACGCCTGGGCAAGCAGATCCAGGGCACCGTGAAGGCGATGCCCCCACTCACCTGCCAGCGGCATCGCTGCAAACGGGCGCCCTTCGCGCGACGCCAGCGCGCGTTCGCCCTCCAATGCGCAGTGCACCGCGTCGGCGAGACTCAAGCCTGCTGCCGAAACGAGCGCCCGGGCGGTGATCCTCATGTCAGGCGCGGAGCCTTGTCCTGCAGGTAGTCGGCAAGCGATGCCACACTCGCGAGAATGCGCCGAGTCTCCTTGCTATCGGTCAGCCGAACCCCATAGCGCTTCTGCAGCGCCATCGAAAGCTGCAGCGCATCGAGCGAATCGAGCGCCAGGCGCGCCTGCGGGCCGAAGATCGGTTCATCATCGCTCAAGGCTTCCGGCGGCAAGTCCTTCTCGCAGGTGTCGACGATCAGGCGCTTGAGCGCCACGGTCAGTTCATTCGTGCTCATGGTTGTGTTCAGGCTGTCGCGCGCGAACGTTGCAGCGCCCACGCAGCGAGAATCAAACAGGCTGCACCGAAGCCCAGCAAGGCAAGCATCGGCAGTGCGAGATCGGCGAGCGGCGCATCGCGCAACAACACCGCATGAAAAGCATCCAGCGCCCAGGCCATCGGCGAGACTTGCGTGAGGGGCTGCATCGCGGCGGGCATGATGAAGCGTGGCACCATCACGCCGCCGATCGCGGCCATCAGGATGTTACCCACGCCGCCGATGACCGTGGCCTGCTCAGAGGTACGGGCGATCGACGCGACGAGGAAGGCCCAACCGATCGCAGCCGCCGACACTGAGACCGACACCAGCGCCAGCGCCGCCAGCCCACCCGCTCCCGGCAACTGCAGGGCCTCGCCGCCAAGCGCAGGCACCAGGCTGGCCCCAACCGCGAACATCAGACACGCCTGCAGCAGATTGAGCAGCACGAAAGGTGGCAATTTGCCGGCGATCAGCAAGGCCGGTGACGCCCCCATCGCACGAAGGCGCAGCAGGGTGCCGAACTGCCGCTCGGCGATGAAGACCGGTGCGAGCGGAATCACGACGAAGAACAGGCCAAAGATCAGCCATGCCGGCACGCTCTGCTGCACCGCGCTCGGCTTCAGGCTGCGGCCGTCGGCGCGCTGCATCAAGGGCAGTGCCACGGAATCCATCGGCACCGGCAACGGCACCCCCATCAGCGCCTGCACACGGCGCGACATCTCGCTCGCCTGCACCTGGCCGAGCACGGCGGCCACCTGCTGACGCATCGCCTGCTGCGCCACCACAGCCACCGCCGGATCTACCAGAATCTGAACCTTCGCCGCTGCCGCACCGGGCTCGGGGCCCAGGATCGCGGTACCGACACCAGCTTGCAGCACAACCGCGAACGCCGCGTCGCCCCGCCCCACGGCGCGCCGCGCATCCGCCAGCGACACCTCGCGGGCCTCATCAAACCCGGACACCGAACGCCGCATGGCGGCCACCAAGGCGCGCGCAGCGGGGCTCTCGTCCTGCTGCACCAGCACGCTGCGCGGCTTGAGCGCTGCCGGATCAAATGCGTCGCGCAAGGCGAAGGACATGATCAGGATGAACACTGCCGGCATCACGAAGAGCGCCGCCAGCGCATGGGGATCGCGCAGCAGCGCAAGCGCCTCCTTGCGCCACAGGGCGAGCAGGCGGACTAACAAACGGCTCATGCGTCGTCCCTCAGCGCGCGCTGGGTCAGTTGGAGGAACACATCCTCCAGCGTGGCGCGGCCACACTGCACGCTGCGCAGCGGCACGTTGTGGCGACGCAGCGCGTCAAGCACGCCGCCGAGTTCCTCGGGGGCGCCGAGCGTCAGCGACCAGGTTTGCGGGCCGATCACGTTGAGGGCATAGCGCACTTGCCATTCCTGCGCCAGCGGCGCCGGCAGTGGGCCGCCAAGCGCAATGCGAGCGTGCGTGCCCGCCTTCGCGCATACGGAATCCAGTGTGCCTTCGGCCAAGACGCGCCCGTGGTCGAGAATCGCGACGCGATCCGCGACCGCTTCGATTTCTTCCATGTAGTGGCTGGTGTAAATCACGCCCCGCCCCTCGTTGCGCAATGCGCGCACCGTGTCGAGCAGGAAAGCGCGCGATTGCGGGTCGACGCCGGCGGTCGGCTCGTCAAGCAGCAAGACAGCCGGATCGCCCAGCAGCCCGAGCGCGAGGTTCAAACGCCGCTTCATGCCGCCCGAGAGCGTCCGTGCAGGCCGGTCGACAAACGCTGCAAGCTGGCCGTAGGCGATCGCACGTTCGACGCGTGCGGCGCATTCGGCGCCACGCAACCCGAGCACGCCAGCAAACACCGCGAGGTTTTCGCGCGCGCTGAGCATCGGGTAGAAAGCGAAATCCTGCGGCACCCAGGCGACGCGACCGGCAGAGTCCAATGCCGCGTCACGTCGCACGCACCCCGTGGTCGGCATGATCACGCCCGCCAGCAGAGCGATCAGGGTCGATTTGCCCGCGCCGTTCGGCCCGAGCAGCCCGAGCACCTCGCCAGCGGATATGCGCAGCGACACCGAATCGAGCGCCACGCTGGCGGCCTTCGGATAGCGAAAGCTGAGCGCCTCGGCGGCGAGTATCACAGGCTGCGCTCCAGCGCCTGAAAGAACGCCTTCTCCCGATGGCCCATCGCGTCCAGCGCATCGGCCAGTCGGGCGGGGTTGAGCGGTTCGCGGTCGCGGCACATCCGCGCGGCGGTCAGCGCGAACTCACGCCACGCGTCGCCGATCTCGATCAGCTGTTGCGCATGTTCGGCAAAGACCGGGCGGCCTAACAGCTCGGCCGCCTCCTGCAGGAATGCGGCCTCGATGAACCGGAAACCCGCGCCGCCGGTACCGATCTCTTCCTGCATGCGCACGATATGGCCAACGAAGAGCTTGCTCGCACGTGCATCCTCCATCGACAGTCGGCGCACGGCGCGCGCGAGTCGATGGATACCGCGTACGCCGATCAACGGCAGCGGGGTCTTGAGCATGATGCGACAGGTGCGACGCATCGCGGCGGGGAGTACCGCGTTCCAGTCTGGCACCTGCGCGGGGGTCTCCGCGTAATAGAGCAGGCCCTTTGGTGCCAGCACGCCACGCGCAAAGCGCGCGCGCTCCAGCGCGTCGGCCTCGCAGACCACCGGCTCCTCGAAGACCGGATCGCTGATCCGGTAACCATCCTGTTCGCGGCCGAACACGAGCAGGTTGTGCGCATTGAAATGGAAACGCAGATCCTGCGGAAAGTACGGCAGCCAGAATACCGAGGTCTGCAAGCCGACGACATGCCCGGCATCGAGCAACCGGTCGAGGCGTTCGCGCCCGGCTTTCGGCGAACGGAATGTCTCAAAGCGGATCTTCCAGCCCAGCGGTTTGCGCAGGCCGCGCAGAATCGACTTGGGTGGCATGCGGTAGGCGATCAGCGGCAGGCCGTTGAGCTTGATGAAGGGCAGGTAGGCGAACGACAGCGCAGACGACAGCCCAAAAGCCATCGGCTCGGACATCTGGACGCCGCTATGACGCACCAACGCCGA encodes:
- the glnE gene encoding bifunctional [glutamate--ammonia ligase]-adenylyl-L-tyrosine phosphorylase/[glutamate--ammonia-ligase] adenylyltransferase; amino-acid sequence: METVGTLTERLTPALAASRYLQRELAARPWLAPLLEASIDAPMGAEAMRDFLAREAPDEAQLKRGLRRLRTWVICHTAARDLLGLAPLAEVTETMTRLAEVCIAHAHDQLHTGLAERHGAPACADGTPMRMVIIGMGKLGGRELNVSSDIDLIFAYPEDGDTTGPRPLSHFDFFTRLGRQIIAAIGEVTEDGFVFRVDMRLRPNGDSGPLVSSFDALEHYFIAQGREWERFAWIKARPLCGERLDELADIVRPFVFRKYLDFGAINAMRALHAQIRAQVARREMATNIKLGPGGIREIEFTAQVFQIIRGGRDAGLQIKPTMQVLEALADRGVLDYGAVTAMGDAYVFLRRLEHRLQYLDDAQTHDLPATPEDRARIAIAMGFADEAAMAAELEHHRTVVSASFQAACGDPNEADHALDELWDATITPEHVANRFEAMQFRNPTAAADRLAQMREGHRYRQLPESIRGRVDALIPRIIEGCAAQPNPDDTLARILTLLDAINRRGAYLALLQQYPQALRRLMELMSASSWAADYLTTHPILLDELLDARQLEEAPDWPAFAQHLREQLDAAEPDIERQMDLMREQHHAQVFRILHQDIAGKWEVEAIGDHLSALADVVLEETLRQCWRKLKQRHRETPRFAVIGYGKLGGKELGYASDLDIVFLYDDEDPSASENYARLAQRLLTWLSARTSAGTLFDTDTRLRPNGESGLLVSGIDAFRKYQDESAWLWEHQALTRARFVAGDAEVGAKFERAREELLRRPRDLTKLAEEVIAMRRKMLDQHASRDASFKVKDDTGGLIDFEFIIQYLVLGHAHAHPKLVANLGNIALARISGELGLVDAAHAKAAADAYRTLRRMQHRLRLNGEKARLPEGAAEAEREAIRTLWMDVFGRPA
- a CDS encoding YhdP family protein, with the protein product MLPSYFRFQLSRYAPAGAQTPWVRVAVRLAVAAFFIAGLALLALRYAVLPRVGEWRPQVEQRLSLAIGLPVKLARLDADWDGLRPRLRLHDLRLHDANGAEALRLASVDASLSWRSLFVGAVRLHQLTVDRPVLSLQRDTDGAVHLQGLPATRGADHNALTEWVFAQPSIVIRGARLTWVDLKRGAPPLAMTQLNLRLENDGREHRFGLTAQPPIALASPIDLRGRLEGERGSTADHWSGQLYASVDRADFAAWHPWFDWPMHVASGVGGTRLWLTLEAGAPVAAVSELALRDVKLLFGDRLGALSLRRLTGHLEAARRGGTWLIGGRELALHTGAGQALAPASFHLERSAAEGGKPAHGEFSATQLDVGALAAMAAHLPLPSAWRDRLQVLAPHGVFEQIKLAWTGEDGVPAQYRVATRFKGLGLAPHGLWPGGDGWSGSLEANERGGRYDLSVAKGEIALPAVFEQGEIPIDEAAFVGDWTLRKGEASVRLTDGRFSNADAAGSASGVWRTRGTGPGEIDITAQLSRADGRAVWRYMPLVVAADVRHWLRDAITGGVAEDARLVLRGDLAHFPFTDDPKGAFTVDARVRGSRLAYAPAWPAIDDIDGSLHFNRARMEIDADRGKVFGANVSKVKAVVADLNQGHLVVDGHAAGPTREFLQFLNASPIAASVGYFTRGVEAVGDGALSLHLAVPLADPVKTTTEGEFRFADNRLRLLPGLPELSSASGRFSFTESRFAIPEASGLFLGTPVKVRGDTRRDGAIEIEARGSVAVRHLASQFPSPVWDHLAGETPVTARVVTREHDVSLALDTSLLGVASSLPEPFNKPASQVQPMHLDWRWSGSGQQGRQQVEGGLAGRARVRFELFDRPEGLQIEQGVLALGGAEASLPAHGLALRARLDRLDLDAWRSAIGRSGYDEGAPPFDSIDVRAGDLVLKGLRFHDQGFTAQRTGTLWQGQLKGPAAEGDVSIDMAGAGRVQGRLSRLALLPAQRRTLPLVEQVNGGERQMPRLDIKVASFAHAARELGALTLRGTPDGNDWLLDELLLSNDDGKVAMTGAYIDGHTRVRFELDAHDAGALLGRLGHAGLLRRGEVSAKGFLDWQGAPEAPQLASLSGGFDIKASSGQFSKIDPGMGRLLGVFSLQALPRRATLDFRDVFSEGFAFDSVSGSMKISHGVMRTEDLSIRGPAAQVSMRGSVDLSAETQRLQVQVQPTLSETVALGAALGPAIGTLNPAVGLVAYLAQKVLRDPIEKIFTYEYAVDGSWDEPRVRKLSGGAAHSDNNGGEQ
- a CDS encoding beta-ketoacyl synthase N-terminal-like domain-containing protein, producing the protein MRITARALVSAAGLSLADAVHCALEGERALASREGRPFAAMPLAGEWGHRLHGALDLLAQALPAPADALLNIGSSSWQIGGAERAERVGVLAGSPPTFAAGIAHRLGISASPRCFSVACVSGLAALDAAQVELATGRARQVRVIGLELDNAFTRQGFAAMQLLSSTPCKPFDRQRDGLMLGEAIGVLDCDARDGAGWHLSGSGSALDRSGPTSADASGEPVAAAIRLALRRAGRAPADIGVVKLHGAGSPMTESAEAAGLRAVFDEVPPCVSFKGLIGHTLGASGPAEIALLTACLDQGWMPATLGFDAADPALGIAPSTTARRWDGRPALVLAMGFGGQVWAGVLEHRV
- a CDS encoding ABC transporter ATP-binding protein, translated to MILAAEALSFRYPKAASVALDSVSLRISAGEVLGLLGPNGAGKSTLIALLAGVIMPTTGCVRRDAALDSAGRVAWVPQDFAFYPMLSARENLAVFAGVLGLRGAECAARVERAIAYGQLAAFVDRPARTLSGGMKRRLNLALGLLGDPAVLLLDEPTAGVDPQSRAFLLDTVRALRNEGRGVIYTSHYMEEIEAVADRVAILDHGRVLAEGTLDSVCAKAGTHARIALGGPLPAPLAQEWQVRYALNVIGPQTWSLTLGAPEELGGVLDALRRHNVPLRSVQCGRATLEDVFLQLTQRALRDDA
- a CDS encoding ABC transporter permease, whose amino-acid sequence is MSRLLVRLLALWRKEALALLRDPHALAALFVMPAVFILIMSFALRDAFDPAALKPRSVLVQQDESPAARALVAAMRRSVSGFDEAREVSLADARRAVGRGDAAFAVVLQAGVGTAILGPEPGAAAAKVQILVDPAVAVVAQQAMRQQVAAVLGQVQASEMSRRVQALMGVPLPVPMDSVALPLMQRADGRSLKPSAVQQSVPAWLIFGLFFVVIPLAPVFIAERQFGTLLRLRAMGASPALLIAGKLPPFVLLNLLQACLMFAVGASLVPALGGEALQLPGAGGLAALALVSVSVSAAAIGWAFLVASIARTSEQATVIGGVGNILMAAIGGVMVPRFIMPAAMQPLTQVSPMAWALDAFHAVLLRDAPLADLALPMLALLGFGAACLILAAWALQRSRATA
- a CDS encoding BtrH N-terminal domain-containing protein, whose translation is MSTPAFEHRQASHCESGVVSALVRHSGVQMSEPMAFGLSSALSFAYLPFIKLNGLPLIAYRMPPKSILRGLRKPLGWKIRFETFRSPKAGRERLDRLLDAGHVVGLQTSVFWLPYFPQDLRFHFNAHNLLVFGREQDGYRISDPVFEEPVVCEADALERARFARGVLAPKGLLYYAETPAQVPDWNAVLPAAMRRTCRIMLKTPLPLIGVRGIHRLARAVRRLSMEDARASKLFVGHIVRMQEEIGTGGAGFRFIEAAFLQEAAELLGRPVFAEHAQQLIEIGDAWREFALTAARMCRDREPLNPARLADALDAMGHREKAFFQALERSL
- a CDS encoding excinuclease ATPase subunit; this translates as MKRQLLLAAMAVSLAAPVCARDTELHLPIQDAMNRADAQAKLNDGVKFYFGKQKYGKVDKSLGDDVANTKTNAFNKSDEEACYWTFLSAMIKLQEKAKKLGADAVVDIESYYKKEPFVSDTEFECHAGGLMAGVALRGRYVKLK
- a CDS encoding phosphopantetheine-binding protein, yielding MSTNELTVALKRLIVDTCEKDLPPEALSDDEPIFGPQARLALDSLDALQLSMALQKRYGVRLTDSKETRRILASVASLADYLQDKAPRLT